Proteins encoded together in one Pseudomonas sp. Seg1 window:
- a CDS encoding polysaccharide biosynthesis tyrosine autokinase encodes MQLPSVIANRDNDQDSIDLLGIFGSLIDQKWLIGAFTGAFMAAGVAYAVLATPVYLANALVQVEPKKNDMLGFSDLNSMLGGQSPSVTEIGIIKSRAVIGKTVDDLRLDIDVTPNTFPLIGGFLARRYRGETEFSVAPPRFGLNSYAWGGERLEITRLDLPKELLGKKLTLIAGEQHHFQLFDENDNVLVDGVTGEAFAQDGVEGLITQLSANSGTRFEVVRNPRIVTIQGYQDALDISEQGKESGIIRLALASSDAAEAVKILNKIAALYVEQNVRRTSAEAAQSLAFLQSQLPQVKRDLAKASDALNAYQTHGKTVNISLETQSVLGQSVALETRISELKMQQAEMDRKFTRQHPAYRALMSQIGELTQQQKSLEGKVQDLPATQQELLNLTRDVEVASQIYTQLLNKSQELDIIRAGAVGNVRLVDTADVDLTSPVKPKKALIVLIATLFGGFLGVALVLLRKSLSRGLEGPEAIEQLGLPVYASIPYSALQQEEDGKKGRARDGVDKPAYLLALRNPTDLSIESIRSLRTCLHFAALDSTNNRIMISGPSPQVGKTFVSSNLAAVMAQSGQRVVLIDADMRKGHLHKTLNVPIANGLSDLLVKRCTIEQAINKVEGADLHFISRGQVPPNPSELLMHANFRELLAELSELYDVVIIDTPPLLAVTDAAIVGREAGISLIVTRFGVNPAKEIELTIRRFAQNGIELKGAVFNGVEKRAASYYGNGGYGYYNYEYASDKS; translated from the coding sequence ATGCAGTTACCGTCAGTAATCGCCAACCGTGATAACGATCAAGACAGTATTGATCTGCTCGGCATATTCGGCAGTTTGATCGACCAGAAATGGTTGATCGGTGCGTTTACCGGTGCCTTCATGGCTGCCGGTGTTGCCTATGCCGTTTTGGCCACGCCGGTATACCTGGCAAACGCGCTGGTTCAGGTCGAACCGAAAAAGAACGACATGCTCGGTTTTTCCGATCTCAACAGCATGCTCGGTGGGCAATCGCCGTCCGTGACCGAAATCGGCATCATCAAGTCCCGCGCAGTGATCGGCAAAACCGTCGATGACTTGCGTCTGGACATCGACGTCACCCCAAACACCTTCCCGCTGATCGGCGGTTTTCTCGCCCGTCGTTATCGTGGCGAAACCGAGTTCAGCGTGGCGCCGCCACGTTTCGGCCTGAACAGCTACGCGTGGGGCGGCGAGAGGCTGGAGATCACCCGGCTCGACCTGCCGAAAGAACTGCTCGGCAAGAAACTCACGCTGATCGCCGGCGAGCAGCATCACTTCCAGTTGTTCGATGAAAACGACAACGTGCTGGTTGACGGCGTCACCGGTGAAGCCTTCGCGCAAGACGGCGTAGAAGGGCTGATCACGCAGCTGTCGGCCAACTCGGGCACTCGCTTTGAAGTGGTGCGCAATCCACGGATCGTGACCATCCAGGGCTACCAGGATGCGCTGGATATTTCCGAGCAAGGCAAGGAGTCTGGGATTATTCGCCTGGCACTGGCCAGTTCCGACGCTGCCGAGGCGGTGAAGATTCTCAACAAGATTGCTGCGCTGTACGTGGAACAAAACGTGCGCCGCACCTCGGCGGAAGCCGCGCAGAGTCTGGCCTTCCTGCAAAGCCAGTTACCGCAGGTCAAACGTGATCTGGCCAAGGCCAGCGATGCGCTCAATGCCTACCAGACTCACGGCAAAACCGTGAACATCTCGCTGGAAACCCAGTCGGTGCTCGGTCAGTCCGTGGCGCTCGAAACGCGGATTTCCGAACTGAAAATGCAGCAAGCGGAGATGGACCGCAAATTCACCCGACAACATCCGGCCTATCGCGCATTGATGAGCCAGATCGGCGAATTGACCCAGCAACAGAAGTCGCTGGAAGGCAAAGTCCAGGACCTGCCGGCCACGCAGCAAGAGCTGCTCAACCTGACCCGCGACGTCGAAGTCGCCTCGCAGATCTACACACAACTGCTGAACAAATCCCAGGAGCTGGACATCATCCGCGCCGGTGCCGTCGGCAACGTGCGCCTGGTCGATACGGCGGATGTCGACCTGACCAGTCCGGTCAAACCGAAAAAAGCCCTGATTGTGCTGATTGCGACCCTTTTCGGCGGGTTCCTCGGTGTGGCTCTGGTGTTGTTGCGTAAATCCCTGAGTCGCGGTCTGGAAGGTCCGGAAGCCATCGAGCAACTCGGTTTGCCGGTGTACGCCTCGATCCCTTACAGCGCACTGCAACAGGAAGAGGACGGCAAAAAAGGTCGCGCCCGCGATGGCGTCGACAAACCGGCGTACCTGTTGGCATTGCGCAACCCGACGGATCTGTCCATCGAATCGATCCGCAGCCTGCGCACTTGCCTGCACTTCGCCGCCCTGGACTCGACCAACAACCGCATCATGATTTCCGGGCCGAGCCCGCAGGTCGGCAAGACGTTCGTGTCTTCCAACCTGGCTGCGGTCATGGCGCAAAGCGGTCAGCGCGTGGTGCTGATCGATGCCGATATGCGCAAAGGGCATTTGCACAAAACTCTGAATGTACCGATCGCCAATGGTCTGTCAGACCTGTTGGTCAAGCGCTGCACCATTGAGCAGGCGATCAATAAAGTCGAAGGCGCCGACCTGCATTTCATCAGTCGTGGTCAGGTGCCGCCCAATCCTTCCGAGCTGCTGATGCACGCCAACTTCCGCGAACTGCTGGCAGAACTCAGCGAGCTGTACGACGTGGTGATCATCGATACGCCGCCTCTGCTGGCAGTGACCGATGCAGCGATTGTCGGCCGTGAAGCCGGCATCAGCCTGATCGTCACGCGCTTCGGGGTGAACCCGGCCAAAGAGATCGAACTGACCATTCGCCGCTTCGCGCAGAACGGCATCGAGTTGAAAGGCGCGGTGTTCAACGGCGTCGAGAAGCGCGCAGCCAGTTATTACGGCAATGGCGGCTACGGCTATTACAACTACGAATACGCCTCCGACAAGTCCTGA
- a CDS encoding oligosaccharide flippase family protein, translating to MIFRLLLRGGALGAKFLLVLAITHYLGYEALGFYGVVVAASLIASKFYSVGFSSEINRLISVGGSSRRVVDKVLLLYLAVGLVLSVVTVLIYSLLQTVEATAALILCVTLVLLSEHLSFEINSFVFSAQKATAGALLFFIKTGLWALLAVGGMMLGWVSEIASVLWLWVVANVLVIIAGYWIVVNVHHGRKAGSLATATVWKAGLPFYFGTGLIALSQYAERFLIADLEPYARLGQYVYAWSAANTLQALSYAVVAVVGIPVLAKRFQADQQAFTVRQLFVNKWVMRSLVVSAAVAVAIYLFFNVVLDYVATSVPRPDNAILGVLIFSFALRAIGDIVWGGLIASKNSRVSLASAAICLLVSVPVSYVLIKHYSIYGAAWGNVFAIIVQLAVIAVLTRVTAAKKAAVSWA from the coding sequence ATGATATTTCGGCTATTGCTTCGCGGCGGAGCCTTGGGCGCGAAGTTTTTGCTGGTGTTGGCGATCACTCATTACCTCGGTTATGAGGCCTTGGGTTTCTATGGCGTGGTGGTCGCGGCGTCGTTGATCGCCTCGAAGTTTTACAGTGTCGGTTTCAGTTCGGAGATCAATCGGCTGATCAGCGTCGGTGGCAGTTCGCGCCGGGTGGTCGACAAGGTTCTGCTGCTGTATCTGGCGGTGGGGCTGGTGCTTTCGGTGGTGACGGTACTGATTTACTCGCTGTTGCAGACCGTTGAGGCGACTGCCGCATTGATCCTCTGCGTGACGCTGGTTTTGCTCAGCGAGCACCTGTCGTTCGAGATCAACTCGTTCGTGTTCTCCGCGCAGAAAGCCACGGCGGGCGCCCTGTTGTTCTTCATCAAGACCGGCCTGTGGGCGTTGTTGGCCGTCGGCGGGATGATGCTCGGTTGGGTGTCGGAAATCGCCAGTGTGTTGTGGTTGTGGGTGGTCGCCAACGTGCTGGTGATCATCGCCGGTTACTGGATCGTGGTGAACGTTCATCACGGCCGGAAAGCAGGGTCACTGGCCACGGCCACCGTGTGGAAGGCCGGGCTGCCGTTCTACTTCGGCACCGGGCTGATCGCGCTGAGTCAGTACGCCGAACGCTTTCTGATCGCCGACCTCGAACCCTACGCCAGGCTCGGTCAATACGTGTACGCGTGGTCGGCGGCCAACACGTTGCAGGCGCTGTCGTACGCGGTGGTGGCGGTGGTGGGCATTCCAGTACTCGCCAAGCGTTTCCAGGCTGATCAACAGGCGTTCACGGTCAGGCAACTGTTCGTGAACAAGTGGGTCATGCGCTCGCTGGTGGTCTCGGCTGCGGTGGCGGTGGCGATTTATCTGTTCTTCAACGTGGTGCTCGATTACGTCGCCACCAGCGTGCCGCGCCCGGACAACGCGATCCTCGGCGTGCTGATTTTCTCCTTCGCCCTGCGCGCGATTGGCGACATCGTCTGGGGTGGTTTGATCGCCTCGAAAAACAGTCGGGTATCTCTCGCCAGCGCGGCGATCTGCCTGCTGGTTTCAGTGCCGGTCAGCTACGTGCTGATCAAACACTATTCGATCTATGGCGCCGCCTGGGGCAACGTCTTCGCGATCATCGTGCAGTTGGCTGTCATAGCCGTGTTGACTCGCGTGACCGCTGCGAAAAAGGCTGCTGTGTCATGGGCCTGA
- the galU gene encoding UTP--glucose-1-phosphate uridylyltransferase GalU, with protein sequence MIRKCLFPAAGYGTRFLPATKAMPKEMLPIVNKPLIEYAVEEARDAGLQHMAIVTGRGKRALEDHFDISYELEHQIRGTEKEKFLAGTRELIDTCTFSYTRQVEMKGLGHAILSGRPLIGDEPFAVVLADDLCLNLEGDGVLTQMIQLYKKFRCSIVAIQEVPADQTHKYGVIAGELMSDGIYRVNNMVEKPAPQDAPSNLAIIGRYILTPDIFDLIADTQPGKGGEIQITDALMKQAQNGCVLAYKFKGLRFDCGDAEGYLQATNFCYENVYLKGR encoded by the coding sequence ATGATTCGTAAATGTTTGTTCCCCGCTGCCGGCTATGGCACGCGTTTCTTGCCGGCCACCAAAGCCATGCCGAAAGAGATGCTGCCGATCGTCAACAAGCCGTTGATCGAATACGCCGTTGAAGAAGCGCGGGACGCTGGCCTGCAACACATGGCCATCGTCACTGGTCGCGGCAAGCGTGCGCTGGAAGATCATTTCGACATCAGCTATGAACTGGAACACCAGATTCGCGGCACCGAGAAAGAGAAGTTCCTCGCCGGCACCCGCGAGCTGATCGATACCTGTACCTTCTCCTACACCCGTCAGGTGGAAATGAAAGGCCTTGGCCACGCGATCCTCAGCGGTCGCCCCTTGATCGGCGACGAACCCTTCGCCGTGGTGCTGGCCGATGACCTGTGCCTGAACCTGGAAGGTGACGGCGTGCTCACGCAGATGATTCAGCTGTACAAGAAATTCCGCTGCTCGATCGTCGCCATCCAGGAAGTCCCGGCTGACCAGACGCACAAGTACGGCGTGATCGCCGGCGAACTGATGTCCGACGGCATCTACCGCGTCAACAACATGGTGGAAAAACCCGCCCCGCAGGATGCGCCGTCGAACCTGGCGATCATCGGTCGCTACATCTTGACCCCGGACATTTTCGACCTGATCGCCGACACCCAACCGGGCAAGGGCGGTGAAATCCAGATCACCGACGCGCTGATGAAACAGGCGCAGAACGGTTGCGTGCTGGCCTACAAGTTCAAGGGCCTGCGCTTCGACTGCGGCGACGCCGAGGGCTACTTGCAAGCGACCAACTTCTGCTACGAAAACGTCTACCTCAAGGGCCGCTGA
- a CDS encoding glycosyltransferase: MKKILHVAETIKGGVATVIRTISTSPEDDAASYELVYLVPQDQEKELHGIPAQQIRTFARTGRNVPSLLRFAWRLIQVMLKEKPDVVHLHSTFSGVIGRCVCVLLRPWRKPKIVYCPHAFSFLMESSPTKQKAYAWIERVLQKVTDVIICVSQYELDKAAKFGIERKRMKLIYNGIHRKEDAPKTNTPEPIHLLFVGRLDYQKGFDVLLKAYAKVQRNDLKLTVVGSAVNEDAVECPPMAGVEYLPWVAPTEVHALYQKADALIVPSRWEGFAMVPLEGMAMGLPVIASNCTSLPELVTHEVSGYVFPSGDHQALADVLTNIQKPRLLDLGNEGRSIVRERFSAALMIRQTYDLYCAPTY, encoded by the coding sequence GTGAAAAAAATACTGCACGTGGCTGAAACGATCAAAGGTGGCGTCGCGACGGTGATCCGCACGATTTCGACGTCACCCGAAGACGACGCTGCCAGCTATGAGCTGGTCTATCTGGTCCCGCAGGATCAGGAAAAAGAGCTGCACGGCATTCCGGCGCAGCAGATCCGCACCTTCGCTCGAACCGGGCGCAATGTGCCGTCGCTGCTACGTTTCGCCTGGCGTCTGATCCAGGTGATGCTCAAGGAAAAGCCTGATGTGGTGCATTTGCACAGCACCTTTTCCGGGGTGATCGGCCGTTGCGTGTGCGTGCTGTTGCGACCGTGGCGCAAGCCGAAAATCGTCTACTGCCCGCATGCCTTTTCGTTCCTGATGGAAAGCTCGCCGACCAAGCAGAAAGCTTATGCGTGGATCGAGCGGGTCTTGCAGAAAGTCACCGACGTGATCATTTGCGTCAGCCAGTACGAGCTCGACAAAGCCGCGAAGTTTGGCATCGAGCGCAAGCGCATGAAGCTGATCTACAACGGCATTCATCGCAAGGAAGACGCGCCGAAAACCAACACCCCCGAGCCGATTCATCTGCTGTTTGTCGGCCGTCTCGACTACCAGAAAGGCTTCGATGTGCTGCTCAAGGCCTACGCCAAAGTGCAGCGCAACGACCTGAAGCTGACGGTGGTCGGCAGTGCGGTCAACGAGGATGCGGTCGAGTGCCCGCCAATGGCTGGCGTCGAATATTTGCCATGGGTGGCGCCGACCGAAGTGCACGCGCTGTATCAAAAAGCCGATGCGCTGATTGTGCCGAGTCGCTGGGAAGGCTTTGCGATGGTGCCGCTGGAAGGCATGGCGATGGGCTTGCCGGTGATCGCCAGTAACTGCACTTCGCTGCCGGAACTGGTCACCCATGAAGTGTCCGGCTACGTCTTCCCCTCCGGCGATCATCAGGCCCTGGCCGATGTGCTGACGAACATCCAGAAGCCGCGTTTGCTCGACCTTGGCAACGAAGGTCGCAGCATCGTCCGCGAGCGCTTCAGCGCTGCCTTGATGATCCGCCAGACCTACGACTTGTATTGCGCTCCCACTTATTAA
- a CDS encoding GDSL-type esterase/lipase family protein produces the protein MLAVDDAQPVAASVVEVGDARERFAQWREGQAGKVLSVSVIGDSYSAGQDFYLNKLVQRVAGEVGFAGPGYVGFNHGAALGGTHFKYTRSSEKYFGGGWDVSGLGQASPDSRTVTGQPGAWLQIDANPTPRINTAVTQAKLLYRGNGEPSEVRYRWAPSEDWKPLTLAGSGVQEVPLPSTPPAADWSFKLEVVKGSPTLFGLWMSNDQHGIRVSKLAASGAASADFYHKDLQWQTQWKAVVSKIPADVYLIMLGGNDQGFGVKPEAYLHNVQGLVGMIREIQPAASINLVMRQDTTRSSAYPMSAYAQVLQPWAREQHLGYANLQCAFGSDVKRYAGTMIGPDKIHPLPATGGKVIADYFYRWIVGADDNCSASRQ, from the coding sequence ATGTTGGCAGTAGATGACGCGCAACCCGTCGCAGCGTCGGTGGTTGAGGTGGGCGATGCGCGTGAGCGGTTTGCGCAATGGCGTGAAGGCCAGGCCGGCAAGGTTCTGTCGGTTTCGGTAATCGGCGATAGCTACAGCGCCGGGCAGGATTTCTATCTGAACAAACTGGTGCAGCGCGTGGCCGGGGAGGTTGGTTTCGCCGGGCCCGGTTACGTTGGCTTCAACCATGGCGCGGCGCTGGGTGGCACGCATTTCAAATACACCCGCAGCAGCGAGAAGTACTTTGGTGGCGGCTGGGATGTGTCCGGCCTCGGCCAGGCCAGTCCTGACAGCCGCACGGTGACAGGGCAGCCCGGCGCCTGGCTACAGATCGATGCCAACCCGACACCTCGGATCAACACGGCGGTCACCCAGGCGAAGTTGCTTTATCGGGGCAATGGCGAACCCAGTGAGGTGCGCTATCGCTGGGCGCCGTCGGAAGACTGGAAACCATTGACGCTCGCAGGCTCAGGCGTTCAGGAAGTGCCATTGCCGAGCACACCGCCAGCGGCGGATTGGTCATTCAAACTGGAAGTGGTGAAAGGCTCGCCGACGTTGTTCGGCCTGTGGATGAGCAATGATCAGCACGGCATTCGGGTGTCCAAACTCGCGGCGTCTGGCGCGGCATCCGCTGACTTCTACCACAAGGATCTGCAATGGCAGACGCAGTGGAAAGCCGTCGTCTCAAAGATCCCCGCCGACGTTTACCTGATCATGCTCGGTGGCAACGATCAGGGTTTTGGGGTGAAACCCGAAGCATATCTGCACAACGTCCAGGGTCTGGTGGGAATGATCCGCGAGATCCAGCCAGCGGCGAGCATCAACCTGGTCATGCGTCAGGACACCACGCGCTCCAGCGCCTACCCGATGTCGGCGTATGCGCAGGTATTGCAGCCGTGGGCGCGTGAGCAGCATTTGGGTTACGCCAATCTGCAATGCGCCTTTGGCTCCGACGTCAAACGCTATGCTGGCACGATGATCGGCCCGGACAAGATCCATCCGCTCCCGGCTACGGGGGGAAAGGTGATTGCTGATTATTTTTACCGCTGGATAGTGGGCGCGGACGATAACTGCTCCGCATCCCGGCAGTGA
- a CDS encoding mannose-1-phosphate guanylyltransferase — translation MNIAQHSVEIEREVDNLGVMSWLSRHQPLPSANESWLGTILLVERIGMFPSSGDIRRTMADPYPLLAHLKKLYGEQALEMDDSDGLKVIFGDWRFRVRICCNDPAIIINVETRCDTRLMPQKIAELLDQIDAFK, via the coding sequence ATGAACATTGCACAACATTCCGTAGAGATTGAACGCGAGGTGGATAACCTCGGGGTGATGAGTTGGTTGTCCCGCCATCAGCCGTTGCCCAGCGCCAACGAGTCGTGGCTGGGCACGATTTTGCTGGTGGAGCGGATTGGCATGTTTCCTTCGTCTGGCGACATTCGCCGGACGATGGCCGATCCCTATCCCCTGCTCGCCCATCTGAAAAAGCTGTATGGCGAGCAGGCGCTGGAAATGGATGACAGTGATGGGCTGAAGGTGATTTTCGGTGACTGGCGCTTTCGCGTGCGCATCTGCTGCAACGACCCGGCGATCATCATCAACGTCGAAACCCGTTGTGATACACGATTGATGCCGCAGAAGATTGCGGAGTTGCTCGATCAAATCGACGCCTTCAAATAA
- a CDS encoding acyltransferase, with product MSSKKKSLEIETLRGLACLLLVLYHVIGPLGGGLKIDIGSPFRVIADSMVYVRMPLFTFISGYIYSIYKIRGNDFSAFFSGKVRRLIVPLFCVGVPFSVLQAVGPGVNKDVGVIDALLSFWVPINHFWFLQAVFIIFMFVGLLEWRGLLRSPARLFGLFAFAAVLFLLPPFKLDAFGINGAIYLLPFFVAGMIGQENVDRLKQAFKVIGPLVFVGISLTLLYVAAIDRELIVDRRSLIGLTVGCVSCIALLSSDMRSKWLTWLGGYSYAIFLFHVLFAATSRFVLGRLGVKDESLLVLGGLTFGLLGPVVLSMIFSRFNFTSVLFLGERAAKKKPLAPITPVVPTQSSL from the coding sequence ATGTCGAGCAAGAAAAAGTCCCTGGAGATCGAAACCCTGCGCGGCCTGGCGTGCCTGCTGCTGGTGCTCTATCACGTCATCGGGCCGTTGGGCGGTGGTCTGAAGATCGACATCGGCTCGCCGTTCCGGGTGATTGCCGACTCCATGGTGTACGTGCGCATGCCGCTGTTCACCTTTATTTCCGGGTACATCTATTCGATCTACAAAATCCGCGGCAATGACTTTTCCGCATTCTTCAGCGGCAAGGTGCGGCGGTTGATCGTGCCGCTGTTTTGCGTCGGCGTGCCGTTCTCTGTGCTGCAAGCGGTGGGGCCGGGGGTGAACAAGGATGTCGGTGTGATCGACGCGTTGCTGTCGTTCTGGGTGCCGATCAATCACTTCTGGTTCTTGCAGGCGGTGTTCATCATTTTCATGTTCGTCGGCTTGCTGGAGTGGCGGGGCTTGCTGCGTTCTCCGGCGCGGTTGTTCGGTCTGTTCGCGTTTGCGGCGGTGTTGTTTCTGCTGCCGCCGTTCAAGCTCGATGCGTTTGGCATCAATGGCGCGATTTATCTGCTGCCGTTTTTTGTCGCGGGGATGATCGGGCAGGAGAACGTCGACCGGTTGAAGCAGGCGTTCAAGGTGATCGGCCCATTGGTCTTCGTGGGGATTTCGCTGACGCTGTTGTACGTGGCGGCGATTGATCGTGAGTTGATTGTTGATCGCCGTAGTCTGATCGGTCTGACCGTCGGTTGCGTTTCCTGCATCGCGTTGCTGTCGAGTGATATGCGCTCGAAGTGGCTGACCTGGCTGGGTGGTTACTCCTACGCGATTTTCCTGTTTCATGTGTTGTTTGCGGCGACGTCGCGATTCGTCCTCGGGCGTTTGGGTGTGAAGGATGAAAGCCTGCTGGTGTTGGGGGGGCTGACCTTTGGCTTGCTCGGGCCGGTGGTGTTGTCGATGATTTTCAGTCGGTTCAATTTCACCTCTGTGTTGTTCCTCGGTGAACGCGCGGCGAAGAAGAAACCGTTGGCGCCCATCACTCCGGTGGTGCCAACCCAATCATCCCTGTAA
- a CDS encoding polysaccharide pyruvyl transferase family protein — protein MNVTILHGYSASNSGDGLLVDLAIALVQRNFGEDTSISVVASDPESFNYLPHPRFDAPVMAAKGLGRVKQAVFLNQSYAGLADLLKKTDLIVGVGGGYMRSKSAFEHIKLKLGHAKQLETAILSKVPSVYLPQSIGPFHGESSKIVEHYASADAVFVRDNRSSAIFDACENVYRAPDLAVQSLAGKILQQPKFTRCAASPATVCVVLRKPPEWSKEKKLAYVANLKLLLQRLKNKSKVVCAVQSAVRGNDDGAFYRELGITEDLLSLKATIAKYQPDLVISVRLHGAIESLLSGVPAYHISYERKGFGAYQDMGVEDWVINGGDINVDTIIDTVYAPNALSNFGKRLTDTCREIEAKTVAMDEIIKGIVR, from the coding sequence ATGAACGTAACGATTTTGCATGGCTACAGTGCGTCCAACTCCGGTGACGGTCTGCTGGTCGATCTGGCGATTGCGCTGGTGCAGCGCAACTTTGGTGAAGATACGTCGATCAGCGTCGTGGCTTCCGATCCCGAGTCCTTCAACTATCTGCCGCACCCGCGTTTTGACGCGCCGGTGATGGCCGCCAAGGGTTTGGGCCGGGTCAAGCAAGCGGTGTTTCTCAATCAGTCCTACGCCGGGCTCGCTGATCTTTTGAAGAAAACCGACTTGATCGTCGGCGTTGGCGGCGGCTACATGCGTTCGAAAAGTGCCTTCGAACACATCAAACTCAAGCTGGGCCACGCCAAACAACTGGAAACCGCGATCCTCAGCAAAGTGCCGTCGGTGTACCTGCCGCAAAGCATCGGCCCGTTCCATGGCGAGAGCAGCAAGATCGTCGAGCACTACGCCAGCGCCGACGCGGTGTTCGTGCGCGACAACCGCTCCTCGGCGATCTTCGATGCTTGCGAAAACGTCTATCGCGCGCCGGATCTCGCAGTGCAGTCGCTGGCCGGCAAGATTCTTCAGCAACCCAAGTTCACCCGTTGCGCGGCATCGCCGGCCACGGTCTGCGTGGTGCTGCGCAAGCCGCCGGAGTGGAGCAAGGAAAAGAAGCTCGCCTACGTCGCCAATCTGAAGTTGCTGCTGCAGCGTTTGAAGAACAAAAGCAAAGTGGTCTGCGCGGTGCAAAGCGCGGTGCGCGGTAACGATGACGGCGCGTTCTATCGCGAACTGGGCATTACTGAAGACTTGCTGTCGTTGAAGGCGACCATCGCCAAATACCAACCGGACCTGGTGATTTCCGTGCGTCTGCACGGCGCCATCGAGTCGCTGCTCTCCGGCGTGCCGGCGTATCACATCAGCTACGAGCGCAAAGGTTTTGGCGCCTATCAGGACATGGGTGTCGAGGACTGGGTGATCAATGGCGGCGATATCAATGTCGACACCATCATCGACACGGTCTACGCGCCGAATGCACTGTCGAACTTCGGCAAGCGCCTGACCGACACCTGTCGCGAGATCGAGGCGAAAACTGTGGCCATGGACGAGATCATCAAAGGGATCGTTCGATGA
- a CDS encoding low molecular weight protein-tyrosine-phosphatase: protein MFKNILVVCVGNICRSPTAELLLRKALASADISVTSAGLSARVGEGVEASARQVLQDHGHNPEGFKARQLTPDIVNESDLILVMEKQHVNQVLKIASHARGKVFLLGKWQSEREIQDPYRQGKAAFIHAHALIEDAVSSWAQRLAR, encoded by the coding sequence TTGTTCAAAAACATCCTTGTCGTCTGCGTTGGAAATATATGCCGAAGTCCGACAGCAGAACTTCTGTTGCGCAAAGCGCTGGCGTCGGCAGACATCTCGGTGACCTCCGCAGGCCTCTCGGCGCGTGTCGGTGAAGGCGTGGAGGCATCGGCCCGGCAGGTTCTGCAAGACCACGGGCATAACCCCGAAGGCTTCAAGGCGCGGCAACTGACGCCGGATATCGTCAATGAATCAGATCTGATTCTGGTCATGGAAAAACAGCACGTTAATCAAGTATTGAAGATTGCCTCTCACGCGCGGGGCAAAGTGTTTTTGCTCGGCAAATGGCAGAGCGAGCGAGAAATACAAGATCCCTATCGTCAAGGCAAGGCCGCTTTTATTCATGCCCATGCATTGATTGAAGATGCTGTCAGCTCATGGGCACAACGTCTCGCACGTTGA
- the galE gene encoding UDP-glucose 4-epimerase GalE, with translation MKILVTGGAGYIGSHTTLALLEAGYEVVVLDNLCNSSDAALHAVEAICGKSALMIRGDVCDRALLDRIFQEHAIEAVLHFAGLKAVGESVRQPLAYYETNVSGSITLCQAMAAAGVFRLVFSSSATVYGEPEQMPIREDFPTGNPTNPYGQSKLIVENVLRDLCQSEPRWSIALLRYFNPIGAHHSGQMGEDPNGIPNNLLPYISQVAVGSLPELSIFGDDYPTVDGTGVRDYIHVVDLADGHLKALQSISGRSGIHTWNLGTGDGYSVLQVLRAFEQASGQPVPYRVMPRRSGDIAESWADASKAAKELGWKATRNLQDMVTDTWRWQSSHPNGYLG, from the coding sequence ATGAAGATTCTGGTAACCGGTGGCGCCGGCTATATCGGCTCGCACACCACACTTGCTTTGCTTGAGGCGGGTTATGAAGTTGTCGTGCTGGATAATCTTTGCAACAGCAGCGATGCGGCATTGCATGCGGTAGAAGCCATCTGCGGCAAGAGCGCGTTGATGATTCGCGGCGACGTCTGCGACCGCGCGCTGCTGGATCGGATTTTCCAGGAGCACGCCATCGAAGCCGTGCTGCATTTCGCCGGGCTCAAGGCCGTCGGCGAGAGCGTGCGCCAGCCTTTGGCGTATTACGAAACCAATGTCAGCGGCAGCATCACGCTGTGTCAGGCGATGGCAGCGGCGGGGGTGTTCCGGCTGGTGTTCAGCTCATCGGCCACCGTTTACGGTGAGCCTGAGCAGATGCCGATCCGTGAAGACTTCCCGACCGGCAACCCGACCAACCCCTACGGTCAATCCAAGCTGATCGTCGAGAACGTGCTGCGCGATCTGTGTCAGTCCGAACCGCGCTGGAGCATCGCCTTGCTGCGTTACTTCAACCCGATCGGCGCGCATCACAGCGGCCAGATGGGCGAGGATCCCAACGGCATCCCCAACAACCTGCTGCCTTACATCAGTCAGGTCGCGGTCGGTAGCCTGCCGGAGCTGTCGATCTTCGGCGACGATTACCCGACAGTCGATGGCACCGGTGTGCGCGACTACATCCACGTCGTCGACCTGGCGGACGGGCACTTGAAGGCCTTGCAGTCGATCAGCGGGCGCAGCGGCATTCATACCTGGAACCTTGGCACCGGCGATGGCTACAGCGTGTTGCAAGTGCTGCGCGCTTTCGAACAGGCCAGCGGACAACCGGTGCCTTATCGGGTGATGCCACGTCGTTCGGGGGATATCGCCGAGAGTTGGGCCGACGCTTCCAAAGCTGCGAAAGAGTTGGGCTGGAAAGCCACGCGTAACTTGCAGGACATGGTCACCGACACTTGGCGCTGGCAATCGAGTCATCCAAACGGCTATCTCGGATAA